CTGCAGGCCCGGCTGATGAGCCAGGCGCTGCGGAAGATGACCGGTGCGGTCAGCGGGACGAACACGACCGCGATCTTCATCAACCAGCTGCGCGAGAAGATCGGCGTGATGTTCGGCTCGCCGGAGACGACGACCGGTGGTAAGGCGCTGAAGTTCTACGCCTCGGTCCGGCTGGACGTGCGCCGGATCGAGTCGCTCAAGGACGGCACGGACGTGGTCGGCAACCGGACCCGCGTCAAGGTCGTGAAGAACAAGGTGGCCCCGCCGTTCAAGCAGGCCGAGTTCGACATCATCTACGGCCAGGGCATCAGCCGCGAGGGCAGCCTGCTCGACCTCGGTGTGGATCAGGGCTTCGTCCGCAAGGCCGGCGCCTGGTTCACGTACGAGAGCGACCAGCTCGGCCAGGGCCGGGAGAACGCGCGGAACTTCCTGCGCGACAACCCCGATCTGGCCAACGAGCTGGAGAAGAAGATCAAGGAGAAGATGGGCATCGGACCGACCCTTGACCAGCCGGCCGGTGAAGCCGCGGCCGAGGTCGATGTCGACTTCTGACCGACCCTCCGCGGGCGGCAGCGTCCCCCGGCAGCCATCAGCTGCCGACGACGCTGCCCCCGCGGCGCTGTCTCTACCTCACGACGAACGCCTCGCCCTGGCCCGCAAACTCCTGGCCGAAGGGGCGACCGCGTCCGCGACCACCGCGGAGCCCTTCACCACGGAGCCAGCTGCCGCCGAGCGCACGTCGTACCGGCGTACATCGGCCCGGCAGGTGTCCGCGGAGCGCGATGCCGCGCGATCGGCTTCCTCGCCGGGCGATGTTGGTCCGGGTGGTGCAGGCAACGCAACTGGTGCGTCTGGTGACAGTGACGGTTCCTCGGTCGGCTCGAGGCGAGGAGGTCGTCGTACTCGGGGTCGTGGTGCGAGCGCTGCCGACCCGTGGGAGAACTCCGACGACTTCCTGGACAGCGGGGAGTCGGAGCGGAGTACGGCGCGACGTACCGGCTCCATCAGACGAACCGCTGGCGCCGTCGACCCCTGGGCTGACGAGGACACGCGGACCGTCCAGGCCTTCGAAAGCCAGGCCGCCGCGCGCCGAGTCGAGGCGCAGGCCTTCGCCGACGATTCAGCCTCGCGCGACGTCCTCGACACAGCCGATGCCTTCGACCCGTGGTCAGACCCGGTCGTTACCTCTGTCGACGACCCATCGCCGAGCACCACATCACGTGCTTCCAGCCGCACGAAGCAACCTCGCCCCAGCACGCCAACGGCAGCATCTGACGAGGCACCTGCCTCCGAGGCCAGCGACGCACCCACGGACGCACGTGCTAGCGGACCGGAGGCACTCACCGACGCACGGACTGCCGGATCCGCGGAAGCACCTGCCGATGCATCCGGCAACGGAGTACCTGTGGAAGCGCCCACCGGGCGAATCGGCGGCTCGGTTGGTGGACCCCCGCCGACGAGTGCCGCGGGTTCTGCCGGTGGCGGTGCGGGCTCGGCAGGTGCTGGGGGAGGCTCGGCTCGGAGCAGGGCCGGGCGGGGGAGTGCTGGGCGGCGGCGCGTTGGTGGGGGATTCGGGCGGCGAGGGAAGCGGCCTGTTGGGGAGGAGCCTCAGGGGACGGGGGATCCGGAGCTCGATGGAGCGGCGGCGGACCCGTACTCGGTGGCTCGGACGATCTTGCTGGACAAATTGTCGGGACAGCCACGGACCCGGGCCGAGTTGGCCGATGTGCTGGCGGAGCGGGACATTCCGGACGAGGTGGCCGACGCGGTGCTGGATCGGTTCACCGACGTCGGGTTGATCGACGATGCCGCGTTCGCGAATGCGTGGGTGGAGTCGCGGCATCGCGGGCGTGGGCTGGGGAAGCGGGCGCTGGCACAGGAGCTTCGGCGGCGCGGGGTGGACGACGAGTTGGCGCGGGATGCGCTCGAGGAGCTGCAACCTGAGCAGGAAGAGGAGAAGGCTCGCGAGCTGGTACGGCGGAAGTTGCGGTCGATGCGTTCGCTGGAGCGGCAGGTGGCGATGCGGCGGCTGCTCGGAATGCTGGCGCGCAAGGGATATCCGGGCGGCCTCGCGATGACCGTCATCAAAGAAGAGCTCGACGCCGCCCACGAAGAGTTGCCGCTCCTCGACTCCTCCGGTCTCGAACCCGAGTAGTTCCTGGCGGTAGCGTCGGTGGGGTGATGACCTTGGGCGATGTGGAGCGGGTGGTCTTGGGGTTGCCGGGGACCGAGGAGGCGACTCGGCACGGGATGCGGACGTGGAAGGTCGGGGGGAAGGCGTACGCGTGGGAGCGGCCGTTCAGCAAGGCGGATTTGAAGCGGTTCGGGGACGAGACGCCGCCGGGCGGGCCGATCGTCGCGCTGGTGGTCGAGGAT
This Kribbella sp. NBC_00482 DNA region includes the following protein-coding sequences:
- a CDS encoding MmcQ/YjbR family DNA-binding protein, with product MTLGDVERVVLGLPGTEEATRHGMRTWKVGGKAYAWERPFSKADLKRFGDETPPGGPIVALVVEDLAEKEAVLQARAGDGFFTIPHFNGYAAVLVQLDEVSESGLEEALLDAWLVHAPADVAKAHLGSK
- the recA gene encoding recombinase RecA — its product is MAGVASAERAAADREKALATALTQIERQCGKGSVMRLGEQNRPPIEVIPTGSIALDIALGIGGLPRGRVVEIYGPESSGKTTVALHAVANAQRAGGIAAFIDAEHALDPEYARKLGVDTDALLVSQPDSGEQALEIADMLVRSGAIDIVVIDSVAALVPRAEIEGEMGDSHVGLQARLMSQALRKMTGAVSGTNTTAIFINQLREKIGVMFGSPETTTGGKALKFYASVRLDVRRIESLKDGTDVVGNRTRVKVVKNKVAPPFKQAEFDIIYGQGISREGSLLDLGVDQGFVRKAGAWFTYESDQLGQGRENARNFLRDNPDLANELEKKIKEKMGIGPTLDQPAGEAAAEVDVDF
- a CDS encoding regulatory protein RecX, translated to MARTILLDKLSGQPRTRAELADVLAERDIPDEVADAVLDRFTDVGLIDDAAFANAWVESRHRGRGLGKRALAQELRRRGVDDELARDALEELQPEQEEEKARELVRRKLRSMRSLERQVAMRRLLGMLARKGYPGGLAMTVIKEELDAAHEELPLLDSSGLEPE